The genomic stretch CGTTCTTCGGCATTGGACTTGCCGCACTTTATGTTGCACTTTGCGTCTCCCTTTCCGTGAAATATGCCATGAAGCCCGCCTTCATCCTGCTCATTCTCGCCAGTGCAGCGATGGCCTGGTTCATGGATCGCTATGGCGTGATCGTGGACGTCGAGATGATCCGCAACGCGGCCGAGACCAACAGTGCCGAGGCCAGCCACCTGATCACGCCGGCGTTCCTGCTGCACCTGCTGATCTACGGCGTATTGCCGAGCATGCTTCTTGTCTGGATCAGGGTCCGGCATCAGGACTTCCGGAAAAAGCTGCGGACCAATTTGGTCGTCATTTTTCCAGCGCTTGCGGTTGCGCTCATCGCCGGCCTTTCCCACGCGGGGGCCTATGCCGCTGCGACGCGTGCCCATCGTGACTGGCTGCCTACCCTGAACCCGTTCGCTCCGCTTGTTACGACGGTGCAGTTCGCGCTACGCAGTTCAGCCGAGGTCAACGTCGTAGCAGCGCCTATAGGTGAGGATGCGGGCGTCAGCGATTCTGCGTCTCAGCGGAAGCCGCGATTGTTGGTTGTCGTCGTGGGTGAGACGGCTCGTGCCGAAAATTTCTCTCTTGGAGGATATGTCCGACAGACGAATCCGGAACTGTCAGGCAAGGCTATATACTATTTCCGTGACACCACGAGTTGTGGGACTGCGACTGCGGTCTCTCTGCCCTGCATGTTTTCAGTCTATGGTCGCTCCGACTATTCGCATGAGAAGGGGAGGGCGACGGAAAACCTGCTGGACGTTCTGTCCCATGCCGGCGTCTCGATCGAATGGTGGGACAATAACACCGGATCCAAGGAAATCGCGGCACGGGTCCCGGAGCGCTCCCTCGTCGCGCGCGAGGATGCGCAGTTCTGTGCGGATGGTGAATGTCAGGATGGGATACTCCTCGACGAGCTCGACGCCCGCATAGGCGCGGTCCAGCGGGATACCGTCCTCGTCTTGCACCAGATTGGTAGCCACGGCCCATCATATTACCTGCGCTATCCGCAAGAGTTCCGGCGCTTCGTCCCCGATTGCCGGAGCGCCGAGTTTTCCGAGTGCAGCCAAGAGGAGATTGTCAACGCGTACGACAATACGATCCTCTACACGGACCATGTTCTGGCCCAGGCTATCGCTAGGCTCGAGGAGGAGCAGGAGCGGCTCGATGTGTCGCTCCTTTATATGTCCGACCACGGCGAGTCACTCGGCGAGTACGGGCTCTACCTGCATGGCGCGCCCTACCTCATCGCACCGAGCGAGCAGACCCACGTGCCGTTTCTGCTGTGGCTCGGGACCGAGGCACAGGCAGATTATTCGGGAACCTGCCTAAAAGCCGAAACAGGTCCGCCGCAGTCGCATGACAACCTGTTCCATACGGTCCTGGGACTGATGCGCGTGGAGACGGCGGTACGCGATCCC from Pseudorhizobium banfieldiae encodes the following:
- a CDS encoding phosphoethanolamine transferase; this translates as MSKRTANVHVRTQWRPQVSSIAVSIFVALYLLLLMNRSFWSKGWLYLDGRMATIAFFGIGLAALYVALCVSLSVKYAMKPAFILLILASAAMAWFMDRYGVIVDVEMIRNAAETNSAEASHLITPAFLLHLLIYGVLPSMLLVWIRVRHQDFRKKLRTNLVVIFPALAVALIAGLSHAGAYAAATRAHRDWLPTLNPFAPLVTTVQFALRSSAEVNVVAAPIGEDAGVSDSASQRKPRLLVVVVGETARAENFSLGGYVRQTNPELSGKAIYYFRDTTSCGTATAVSLPCMFSVYGRSDYSHEKGRATENLLDVLSHAGVSIEWWDNNTGSKEIAARVPERSLVAREDAQFCADGECQDGILLDELDARIGAVQRDTVLVLHQIGSHGPSYYLRYPQEFRRFVPDCRSAEFSECSQEEIVNAYDNTILYTDHVLAQAIARLEEEQERLDVSLLYMSDHGESLGEYGLYLHGAPYLIAPSEQTHVPFLLWLGTEAQADYSGTCLKAETGPPQSHDNLFHTVLGLMRVETAVRDPQLDLATRCRSRLSG